In one Flavobacteriales bacterium genomic region, the following are encoded:
- the kynU gene encoding kynureninase: MSTFENSLAFAQARDAADPLRTFRTEFRFPQHEGRDVLYFTGNSLGLQPKAAADALKQELDDWARFGVEGHFHAKHPWYSYHEELTPSLARLAGALPEEVVAMNQLTSNLHFLMVSFYRPSGKRKKILTETRPFPSDTYAFASQIAFHGGDPEADLVEVQPRAGEHTLRTEDIIAKINDLGEELALVCFGGVNFYTGQAFDMAAITKAAHAVGAIAGFDLAHAAGNLHLQLHDWNVDFACWCSYKYLNSGPGSVAGAFVHERHLGKDLPLFAGWWGHDKSERFKMERTFKPMPTAEAWQVSNAPVFSMALHRAALEQFDRAGIANLRAKSEQLTAYLAFIIAEVAQRTGTHLEVITPSDPMQRGCQLSILAHGHGKALFNRITERGVVADWREPNVIRVAPVPLYNSFEDVWRFGEILTECLNG; the protein is encoded by the coding sequence ATGAGCACCTTCGAGAACAGCCTTGCCTTCGCCCAAGCCCGTGATGCTGCCGATCCACTGCGCACCTTCCGCACCGAGTTCCGCTTCCCCCAGCACGAAGGCCGGGATGTGCTGTACTTCACCGGCAATTCCCTCGGACTGCAGCCGAAGGCAGCTGCCGATGCATTGAAGCAGGAGCTGGACGATTGGGCCCGCTTCGGGGTGGAGGGGCATTTCCACGCGAAGCACCCGTGGTACAGCTACCATGAGGAGCTCACCCCTTCGCTCGCGCGGCTGGCGGGTGCCCTGCCGGAAGAGGTGGTGGCGATGAACCAGCTCACCAGCAACCTGCACTTCCTGATGGTGAGCTTCTATCGGCCTAGTGGAAAGAGGAAGAAGATCCTCACCGAAACGCGGCCCTTCCCCAGCGACACCTATGCCTTCGCCTCGCAGATCGCCTTCCACGGCGGTGATCCGGAGGCCGATCTGGTCGAAGTGCAACCCCGCGCCGGTGAGCACACCCTGCGCACGGAGGACATCATCGCGAAGATCAACGACCTCGGCGAGGAGCTGGCCCTGGTCTGTTTCGGTGGTGTGAACTTCTACACCGGCCAGGCCTTCGACATGGCTGCGATCACCAAGGCTGCGCATGCGGTGGGCGCCATTGCCGGCTTCGACCTGGCACATGCCGCTGGCAACCTGCACCTGCAGCTGCACGACTGGAACGTGGATTTCGCCTGCTGGTGCAGCTACAAATACCTGAACAGCGGACCGGGCAGTGTGGCGGGCGCCTTCGTGCACGAACGTCACCTGGGGAAGGACCTGCCGCTGTTCGCAGGCTGGTGGGGCCACGACAAGAGCGAGCGCTTCAAGATGGAGCGCACCTTCAAGCCCATGCCCACGGCCGAGGCCTGGCAGGTGAGCAACGCACCGGTGTTCAGCATGGCCTTGCACCGCGCGGCGCTCGAGCAGTTCGATCGCGCGGGGATCGCCAACCTGCGTGCGAAGAGCGAACAATTGACGGCCTACCTCGCTTTCATCATCGCCGAGGTCGCACAGCGAACCGGCACGCACCTCGAAGTGATCACCCCGAGCGACCCGATGCAACGTGGCTGCCAGCTGAGCATCCTGGCCCACGGCCACGGCAAGGCCCTGTTCAACCGCATCACCGAGCGCGGTGTGGTGGCCGACTGGCGCGAGCCGAACGTGATCCGCGTGGCGCCGGTGCCCTTGTACAACAGCTTCGAGGATGTGTGGCGCTTCGGGGAGATCCTAACGGAATGTTTGAACGGGTGA